In the genome of Deinococcus aetherius, the window CCGGGGGACCCTGGGAACGGGACTCACGCCCAGCAGCGACAGCAACCTGCGTGTGGGGTCAAAGGCGCTCATGGCGTGACTCCGGGTGGGAGGCGAGACGTGCGTTCATGCCCCAGTGTCACCCGCACGGGTGGCCCCGCGTGTTGCGAGCACGACACGCTCGCGGCTGGGTCTGACTGTGCGGGGTCCGCCGTCCGGCGTGCTCCTCCGGGCCGTGGGCGCCCGCAGTCCTGCCGGACGCCCCACGCCAGCGGTGGTCAGGGCGTGAGGGAGCGGGCGATGACCCGTCGGGACGCCAGCGCCGCGTAGGTCAGGCCGAGGACGGCCCCGTAGATCGGGTGCCTCATCAGGCTCAGCAGGTTCTGGGCACTCGGCGCATTCGCAAACTGCACGCCCATCCCCATCATGCCCATCAGCAGACCGAAGACCACGCTGCCCGCGAGCCCACCCATGACACCTACCCTGAGGTTTTCCGTCTTCATGATTGTTCCTCCAGGGTCAGCGTGATCCCCGGTGGAGCGCGTCTGTGTCAACCGGGCAACACGGCGCTGTCCCTCTGTCCTCGTCCCCGGCGCGATGAGGAACATGCTGGAGGCAATGTCGGCGGGACGACACTGGGTGGGACGACGGGCGCGTGCAATGACGGCCCTGCGGCTGGCTATCTCCATTTGGGCGGGCACGGCGACGGCCTCGTTGAGGCTGAGCAAACTCGCCTCTTCCCCCTGGCAGAGCAGGCTGGCATTGACCTCTCAACCCTTCCAGCAGGGCTGAACGGGCCTGTGCCCCTGCGGGCGCCGCGGCCTGCCCCTCACGCCCCGGCCTCCAGTGACCCCAGGACACGCATCAGCCGGTCCTCCACCCACCGGATGGAGTCGTGGGCCGCCTGGGCACTGGTCGTGCCGATGGCGTGCGCGTAGAGGGTGCGGCGATCCGGGCTGAAGCCCATGACTACAGTGCTCGGCATCAGGGTGAGGGTGGTGGCCAGCAGCGTCTGGGGCAGGTCCCCCTGCACCCGCAGCGGCACGGCCACGATCATGGAGTTCAGGCGCGGGCAGCGCCGCAGCGCGAAGAGGGCCACCTGGACATTCGCCACCGTCAACTCCTGCAGAAAGTACGCCAGAAAGCTCGGCCCGGCGACCATGCGGCGGACGTACTCGCCCGTGCCCAGCGCGCGGGGAAACACGGCCGGGACCGCGAAGCAGGACGGCGAACCCGAGCACGAGTTCCCAAAGACTGACCTCCCCGGTGAACAGGGCCCACACCACCGCCAGCAGCGCATAGAGCGCAAATCCCTTCACCCGTTGCCCTCCCTCACGGTCGAGGTCCTCCCGCCCGCTCCCCTACCGCGCCCGGGGAGGCTGGCCTTTCAGCAGGGCATGGGCGCCGCACCAACACGTCAGGCAGTCAGAAGGCCTTTCCGCACGGGACCCTGAACTGCCGGACGCCCGTCAGTGGAGGGTCCGGCCGGTTCCTTCCCCAGCCCGCGCGGCGAGCCTGCCCACGGTGAGGCCCTGCACGATGATCGAGAACACCACCACGACGTACGTCATCACCAGAAACAGGTCCCGCTGCGGCCCGGCGGGCACCGTGAAGGCCAGCGCCACGCTGATCGCGCCCCGCAGGCCGCCCCAGATCATCAGGCGGCGGGTGAAGGGCGAGAACCCGTGGCGCCGTCCCAGCAGCGTCACCGGCACCTGGACGCTGACGGCGCGGATCAGCAGCACGAGCGGAATGGCGATCAGCCCGAGCAGGAGGGCCTGCCCGCTGAAGCGCACGACCACCACCTCCAGCGCGAGCAGGGCGAAGAGGAAGATGTTCAGCAACTCGTCGGTCAGGTGCCAGAAGGAGTCGAACTTCTCCCGGCTGGACAGGGCGGCGGGCCTGCGGTCTGTCAGGGAGCCGACCAGCAGCCCGGCGGCGACGGCGGCCAGCGGGGCCGACACGTGCAGGTGCGTGGCGACGGCGGTGCAGGCCAGTACCAGGCCCAGGGTGACGAGCACTTCGACCACGAAGTCGTTGACCGCTCGCAGGGCCACGTACCCCAGGTAACCCAGCACGCCACCGGCGCTCAGGTCCGGGCCGTGCGCCTCCCCGCCCGCCGCCGCGATGCCCGCCAGCACCGCGAAGGCCACGACGCCCACCCCGTCGTTGAACAGGCTCTCCCCGGCCACCAGGGTCTCGATCCGTCTGGGGACGTTGGCCTGCTTGAGCATCCCCAGCACCGCCACCGGGTCGGTGGGCGAGATCAGGGCGCCGAACAGCAGGCAATACACCAGCGGAACGTTCAGCCCGAACAGGCCGACGAGCCCGTACACCGTGACCCCGACCAGCCCGATGGAGAGCGCGGTGGATAGCAGCGCGAAGGAGAGCACCGGGCCGCGCAGGCTCCACAGGGCGTGCGAGTTCACGCCCAGCGCCCCGGCGAAGAGCAGGAAGGACAGCACGCCCTCGAACACGAAGTCGTCGAACCCGATGCCCCGCACCAGGTCCACGGCTTGCAGGGCGAACGGCACGCCGAGGCCGACCAGGGCGAGGAGCCCCAGGCTGACGACCAGGCCACCGACCGTCACGCCGATGGACGCGGGCAGCCTGAGAAAGCGGGCATTGAGAAAGGCCAGGGCGGCGGTCACGCACACCAGCAGGGTCGCCAGGTCGAGCAGCCGCATCTCAGACCCCCGCCCCGGTCAGCCGAAAGACGGCGTAGTACAGCCCCACCGCGAGGGCCACGGTCGCCAGGGCGATGGGCGTGGCGTAGCGGATGAACGCCCCGAAGCTGATGGGGTGCCCCTCACGGGCGGCAATGTCCGAGACGACGATGTTCGCCGACGCGCCAATGAGCGTCAGGTTGCCCCCCAGGCACGCTCCCAGGCTCAGAGCCCACCACAACGGGTCCATCCCGGCGCCCAGCGTACCCTGCAATTCCCGCAGCACGCTCGCCATGCTGATGGTGAAGGGGATGTTGTCCACGAACCCGCTGATGATCGCGCTGGAAAAGCCGACGAGCAGGATGCCCAGCCCGATGTCGCCGCCGATGGTGGTCGTCAGGGTGGTCGCCACGCGCTCGAAGATCCCGACGTGTTCCAGCGCGCCGACCACGATGAAGAGGCCCATGAAGAACAGCAGGGTCGCCCACTCCACCCGCTCGAACAGCTCGACCGGGGACAGGTCGGCGATCAGGAACAGGAAGGTGCTGGTGGTCAGGGCGACGAGGCCCGCCTCCAGCCCGATGGGGTGCCCGACGATGAACAGCAGCAAGGTCACCGCGAACACCCAGAGCGCCTGGCGCATCAGCTTCGGGTTCGTCTGGATGGGCGTGGGGTCGGCGAGGACCCGTCGCAAGCGCTCCCCCGAGTCGCCGCCCGCCAGGTCACCCCGAACCCGCATCAGCAGGTGCATCAGGGCGATCCCGACCAGGGTGGCGAGCGCCGCGTAGGGGGCCACGTTCGTCAGGAAGTCTCCGAAGCCCTTGCCCGCCACCGAGCCGATGATGATATTCGGGGGATCGCCCACCAGGGTCGCCGTGCCGCCCGTGTTGCTCGCCAGCACGACCGCGATCAGGTAGGGCAGCGGCCTCAGGCCCAGCCGGGTCACGACGGTGACGACCACCGGCGCCATGAACAGCACCGTGGTGACGTTATCGAGAAAGGCGCTGAAGACCGCGGTGAGCAGGCTGAAGATCCACAGGACGCGCACCGGCTCCCCGCGTGTGAGGACCATTGCCCGGCGGGCCACCAGGTCGAAGAAGCCGCTGCGGCTCAGTACGTTGACGATGTTCATCATGCCGAACAGCAGAAAGAGGGTGTTGAAGTCGATGCTGCCCCAGGCCTGCTCAGGGGTCAGGAGCCCCAGCACCATCACGGCGCAGGCGCCCAGCAGGGCGGCGACGGTGCGGTGGACGTACTTCTCCAGCAGGATCAGGACGTAGGTCAGGACGAAGAGAAGGATGGCGAGCCCCGTGAGGGTGCCCTCGCCGGGGGAAAGACCGAGGGTGTCAAGCAGGGTGGGGTGATGCGGCTCAGTCATGGGGAGTCCAGAGGGGAGAGGTGGCGCGTGTGGGCGTCACAGGAACAGGGCGACGAGCAGCAGCGCCACGAGACCGGCCACCAGGAGGCCAGCGGTGAAGGTGAGGACCAGGGTGACGACGTTCTGCCAGGTCGGGGGCGTGTTGGGACCGTCGGGTGGGTCGTCTGGTCGCTTCATGGGCATCCTCCTGGGGTGAATCCGAGCCTGGAGCAAATGAAAAAGGAGGAACCTGCGGTAGCAGACTCCTCCAGTTCGGCGTATGGTCGCCGGAACCTGTCCCGTGGACAGGGTTGTCCGCTCAGTGTACAGGACTCACGGTGGTCTACCCCCAAAAACTGGACACAACTGGGTTGTGGCAAGTTGTTGACTTCCGGGAGGCGGAGAAGCTTCGGAAAGGCAGGCGGGCTGCTGTACCCCCACTTCACGCCAGGTCTGGAAGGCTTCTTGCTGGTGTTCTCGACGCTCGGCAGCAGGGAAGGTGGAGCGGGCAGGCTGGTGAAGGTTCGTCACTCGGGTGTGCAAGTCGAGAACGCCTTGCGCCCGATGTCGTGATCGGAACCCTCGCTGTTGCCGAACACGGCGTCGTGTCGGTCGATGGGATGGCAGGGTCAGGTTGTTGCGACGGGCCGTAGCTCTGACCTGAACGTGCTCCACACCGTGGAGCACGGGGAGTTTCCCAAGTGCTGCACCGCACTGGAGCTTGTCGGTGTGAACCACTTCTGGCACGTCGTCTTCCCCTCACCGTCGGCGGGAGAACGACTTGGCCGCCTCGGTCTCCCGGTGTTCCTGAAAGAAAACGTCCAGCACGGCTCCGTGTTCATCCACAGCCCATGTTCGATCCCACCGATGTCCACGCACCGTCACGTCAAGGTGCCACCGGGAGGGGACGTCGGGGTTCCCGGTGGCGGAGGTCCTGAGCGAAGAGCTTACTGCACCCCGTGCACCAGGTCCGAGTGGATTCACGGGTGACGGCAATCCCCCCTTCCAGGAGGAGTTCCTCGACGGCTCGGGAGCTGAGCGTGAAGCGGTGGTACAACCACACGGTGTCGTCGATCACGGCGAGGGAAAAGCGGTAGCCCGGGAGCTTCTGACCGCTCAACACCGCGTCACCCTTCCCTAACAACTTGCCATGACCCCTTCGGGGCAGAGGCATACACGCCTGGACAAAAGATTACTAACGGTGTATACTAACAACGTAAGTCAAGGGCGACAGAGTTCAGTCGCCGTCGCCCCTTCGAGGACTTAGGGAGGTTCCCTCACACCGCAGGTTCCAGGACGTCACCACGCTCACCCTGGAGGGTCGCCGCGACCATCCACCCGCTTCACCCGGAGGAACTACCATGACCACGATCCTGCCCCGCCGTGCTGCCCAGACCACCCTCCTCGGCCTCCTGCTCGCCACCGGCATGTCCGCCGCTCAGGTGCCGACCGGCCCCACTGCGTCCACGGTCCCCACGGCGAGTGGGCGCCCGGTGCCCCCCATCGTGCAGAAGTGGATCACCGCCTGGAACACGGGCGACGCGAACGCCATGGCCGCCCTGTTCACCGACGACGGCGTGTATCAGGACTACGCCTTCGGGGCGAAGAGCCAGGGAAAGAGCAACGTGGGCTTCTGGGTCACCCTGACCGTGCAGAACATCCCCGACGCTCGCGGCGAGATTCTCGACGCCTTCCAGATCGGGGACCGGGTGGCCGTGCAGTGGATCTTCTCCGGTACGCCACTTCGGCTCGGCCCCGTACAGGGCACCGGGAAGTCGTTCGCCGTTCCGGTCACCTCGGTCTTCTCGCTCAAGGGAGGCCGCATTCAGGAGGTGGCCGACTACTACAACCGCGCCGAGGTCTTCGGGCAACTCGGCCTGCCGACCGACGGCTTCTCGTTTCCCAAGCCCTGACGCCTGACCCTCCGGGGAAAGAGCCCCAGGTCGAACCAGTCAGAACCACTTCCTGCCGTCAGAGAGGGGGCCTGGCCGTCACCGAACCCACTCCCCGCCCACCGTTGACGCTCAGCCCTGCCTCTTTCCCAGAGCACCTGGAACGCCACAGGAGACCCCCATGACCCACCTCACGTTCAGCCCCACTCCGGGCAAGTTGATGCTGGCGACCCTGCCCGCCGTGCTCGGGAACACGCTGGGGTTCTACCTCTCCTACCGTGCGCCTCACCTGCGGGCGTTGTCGAAGTTCCTGCTTCCCGCAGCGGCGTTTTTCGTGCTGTTCATGCTTCCAGCCCTGTGGGCGCTGCTGATGGGGAGCGGCCTGGGCGCCTTTGCCGCCGCCGCCCTGATCAACAT includes:
- a CDS encoding ArsB/NhaD family transporter; this translates as MTEPHHPTLLDTLGLSPGEGTLTGLAILLFVLTYVLILLEKYVHRTVAALLGACAVMVLGLLTPEQAWGSIDFNTLFLLFGMMNIVNVLSRSGFFDLVARRAMVLTRGEPVRVLWIFSLLTAVFSAFLDNVTTVLFMAPVVVTVVTRLGLRPLPYLIAVVLASNTGGTATLVGDPPNIIIGSVAGKGFGDFLTNVAPYAALATLVGIALMHLLMRVRGDLAGGDSGERLRRVLADPTPIQTNPKLMRQALWVFAVTLLLFIVGHPIGLEAGLVALTTSTFLFLIADLSPVELFERVEWATLLFFMGLFIVVGALEHVGIFERVATTLTTTIGGDIGLGILLVGFSSAIISGFVDNIPFTISMASVLRELQGTLGAGMDPLWWALSLGACLGGNLTLIGASANIVVSDIAAREGHPISFGAFIRYATPIALATVALAVGLYYAVFRLTGAGV
- a CDS encoding Na+/H+ antiporter subunit E, producing the protein MFPRALGTGEYVRRMVAGPSFLAYFLQELTVANVQVALFALRRCPRLNSMIVAVPLRVQGDLPQTLLATTLTLMPSTVVMGFSPDRRTLYAHAIGTTSAQAAHDSIRWVEDRLMRVLGSLEAGA
- a CDS encoding nuclear transport factor 2 family protein — encoded protein: MTTILPRRAAQTTLLGLLLATGMSAAQVPTGPTASTVPTASGRPVPPIVQKWITAWNTGDANAMAALFTDDGVYQDYAFGAKSQGKSNVGFWVTLTVQNIPDARGEILDAFQIGDRVAVQWIFSGTPLRLGPVQGTGKSFAVPVTSVFSLKGGRIQEVADYYNRAEVFGQLGLPTDGFSFPKP
- a CDS encoding cation:proton antiporter; translation: MRLLDLATLLVCVTAALAFLNARFLRLPASIGVTVGGLVVSLGLLALVGLGVPFALQAVDLVRGIGFDDFVFEGVLSFLLFAGALGVNSHALWSLRGPVLSFALLSTALSIGLVGVTVYGLVGLFGLNVPLVYCLLFGALISPTDPVAVLGMLKQANVPRRIETLVAGESLFNDGVGVVAFAVLAGIAAAGGEAHGPDLSAGGVLGYLGYVALRAVNDFVVEVLVTLGLVLACTAVATHLHVSAPLAAVAAGLLVGSLTDRRPAALSSREKFDSFWHLTDELLNIFLFALLALEVVVVRFSGQALLLGLIAIPLVLLIRAVSVQVPVTLLGRRHGFSPFTRRLMIWGGLRGAISVALAFTVPAGPQRDLFLVMTYVVVVFSIIVQGLTVGRLAARAGEGTGRTLH